A single window of Pseudomonas marginalis DNA harbors:
- a CDS encoding sensor histidine kinase: protein MITKTRQKARPFAISRWSVQRKLVLAFWLVSVIPTMIAAELAATTLSQIFDSNVRIWLQESTKIVKDEIGDILHDNARMAKLFLRYTSPPSSRQAAKHDRLTADIADATDIDVVALIRTSDQKVVFSTASDDIVKQISLTSNAVLQTVQVAGVSTGIVVSTFETSQDGVDYRLLVATYLDSSFLTSVADVHSLDLRLYLANPEGFSEIFSTQRFVDHPARIPKSVETAMRSTKQPSEQFTNSYSGLYWPIFNDAGDLQGVIFSGLLRHTSLVGLVNQSNLFVLIFLLSSALSLAAGVLVSRRLTKPLRDLSEGVSAVISGNYAHRVLVSGGDELAQLSSTFNHMTERLGELHHLEAQLRRRDRLHALGEVAMGLAHEIRNPLGIIKTATQLLHRRVDLPDADKRHLEYVISEVSRINDLITEFLDFAKPNPPLRVLQPARPLVEEILGFCAPELASHNIDAQIDDQAPGATIYADAKQLKQACLNLILNAIDAMPEGGRLTLGIRSEGDNTVITIADTGQGIAPEMIERIFTPFVTTKASGTGLGLAKVYSIMESHDGSIECASENDAGATFSLYIPATGEDDEDSHDA, encoded by the coding sequence ATGATCACCAAGACCCGCCAGAAAGCCCGCCCCTTTGCCATTTCGCGCTGGAGCGTCCAGCGCAAGCTGGTGCTGGCGTTCTGGCTGGTCAGCGTGATTCCCACCATGATCGCGGCGGAGCTGGCGGCGACCACGCTGTCGCAGATTTTCGACAGCAACGTGCGTATCTGGCTGCAGGAATCGACCAAGATCGTCAAGGACGAGATCGGCGACATCCTTCACGACAACGCGCGCATGGCCAAGCTGTTCCTGCGCTACACCAGCCCGCCCTCGAGCCGGCAGGCGGCCAAGCATGACCGGCTGACCGCGGACATCGCCGATGCCACCGACATCGACGTGGTGGCGCTGATCCGCACCAGCGATCAAAAGGTGGTGTTCAGCACCGCCTCCGATGACATCGTCAAACAGATCAGCCTGACCAGCAACGCGGTGCTGCAGACCGTGCAAGTGGCGGGGGTGAGTACCGGGATTGTGGTCTCGACCTTCGAAACCAGCCAGGACGGCGTCGACTACCGCCTGTTGGTGGCGACCTACCTGGACAGCAGCTTTCTCACCAGCGTGGCCGATGTGCATTCCCTCGACCTGCGCCTGTACCTGGCCAACCCCGAGGGGTTCTCGGAGATATTTTCGACCCAGCGCTTCGTGGATCACCCGGCGCGTATCCCGAAAAGTGTCGAGACCGCGATGCGCAGTACCAAGCAGCCCAGCGAGCAGTTCACCAACAGCTACAGCGGGTTGTACTGGCCGATTTTCAACGACGCCGGTGACCTCCAAGGCGTGATTTTCAGCGGACTGTTGCGCCATACCAGCCTGGTGGGGCTGGTGAACCAGAGCAACCTGTTCGTGCTGATTTTCCTGCTCAGTTCGGCATTGTCCCTCGCGGCCGGGGTGCTGGTGTCACGGCGCCTGACCAAGCCGTTGCGGGACTTGTCCGAAGGCGTGAGCGCGGTGATCTCAGGCAACTACGCGCACCGCGTGCTGGTCAGCGGCGGCGATGAACTGGCGCAATTGAGCAGCACCTTCAACCATATGACCGAGCGCCTGGGCGAGTTGCACCACCTCGAAGCCCAACTGCGCCGGCGCGATCGCCTGCATGCCCTGGGCGAAGTCGCCATGGGCCTGGCCCACGAGATCCGTAACCCGTTGGGCATCATCAAGACGGCCACCCAGTTGTTGCACCGCCGCGTTGATCTGCCGGACGCCGACAAGCGCCACCTGGAATATGTGATCAGCGAAGTCAGCCGCATCAACGACTTGATCACCGAGTTCCTCGATTTTGCCAAACCCAACCCACCGTTGCGCGTGCTGCAGCCGGCCCGTCCATTGGTGGAGGAGATCCTGGGCTTCTGTGCGCCGGAACTGGCCAGCCATAACATCGACGCGCAGATCGACGACCAGGCGCCGGGGGCGACGATCTACGCCGACGCCAAGCAACTCAAGCAGGCCTGCCTCAACCTGATTCTCAACGCCATCGATGCCATGCCTGAAGGCGGGCGCCTGACCCTGGGGATTCGCAGCGAGGGCGACAACACCGTCATCACCATCGCCGACACCGGCCAGGGCATCGCGCCGGAGATGATCGAGCGCATCTTTACGCCATTCGTCACCACCAAGGCCTCTGGCACGGGCCTGGGCCTGGCCAAAGTCTATTCGATCATGGAAAGTCACGACGGCAGCATCGAATGCGCCAGCGAAAACGATGCCGGCGCCACCTTCAGCCTGTACATTCCAGCGACAGGCGAAGACGACGAGGACAGTCATGACGCATAA
- a CDS encoding sigma-54-dependent transcriptional regulator: MTHNILVVDDEPKLCDLLASALGQNSVQVFIAGNGLHALKVLEQEDIDLVISDWRMPGMDGPALLAEIKVRYPHVPVIVMTAYSTVKNAVQSMRNGAYDYIAKPFDIDELDITVAKALQFRDIMRDNARLRAELDEQAQFDSLVGDSPAFRKVLQAVDSVRDSSTTILLTGESGTGKEMVARAIHKHGSRADKPFVAVNCAAIPEGLLESEMFGHRKGAFTGAVSDRVGRFQQADKGTLFLDEVGDMPLALQAKILRALQERVIEPVGDPRERKVDVRVIAATNKNLLEAVANKEFREDLYYRLNVFPIPLPALRERVEDIAPLARHFARTLSATAGKRITGFSPEALQAMAAYHWPGNIRELQNCVERATIVAATPVIEDIDLPGYLFASKPSEGGVTAILSDGPGIPQDLDAALAEVEKAYILAALQESNGVQAAAAAKIGISERSFWYRLKKLGIQVDKIVR, from the coding sequence ATGACGCATAACATTCTGGTAGTCGACGACGAACCCAAGCTCTGCGACCTGCTGGCGTCGGCCCTGGGCCAGAACAGCGTGCAGGTGTTCATTGCGGGCAACGGCCTGCATGCGCTCAAGGTGCTGGAACAGGAAGACATCGACCTGGTGATCAGTGACTGGCGCATGCCGGGCATGGACGGGCCGGCCTTGTTGGCCGAGATCAAGGTGCGTTATCCCCACGTGCCGGTGATCGTGATGACCGCCTACAGCACGGTGAAAAACGCCGTGCAGTCGATGCGCAACGGTGCCTACGACTACATTGCCAAACCGTTCGATATCGACGAGCTGGACATCACCGTGGCCAAGGCCCTGCAGTTTCGCGACATCATGCGCGACAACGCGCGCCTGCGCGCCGAGCTGGATGAGCAGGCGCAGTTCGACAGCCTGGTGGGCGACAGCCCGGCGTTTCGCAAAGTGCTGCAGGCGGTGGATTCGGTGCGCGACAGCAGCACCACCATCCTGCTGACCGGCGAAAGCGGCACCGGCAAGGAAATGGTCGCCCGCGCCATCCACAAGCACGGCAGCCGTGCCGACAAGCCGTTTGTGGCGGTCAACTGCGCGGCGATCCCCGAAGGGCTGCTGGAAAGCGAAATGTTCGGCCATCGCAAGGGCGCGTTTACTGGCGCCGTGTCTGACCGGGTCGGGCGCTTCCAGCAGGCCGACAAGGGCACGCTGTTTCTCGATGAAGTGGGCGATATGCCCCTGGCATTGCAGGCCAAGATCCTGCGCGCCTTGCAGGAGCGGGTGATCGAGCCTGTGGGCGACCCCCGCGAGCGCAAGGTGGATGTGCGGGTGATCGCCGCCACCAACAAGAACCTGCTGGAGGCGGTGGCCAACAAGGAGTTTCGCGAAGACTTGTATTACCGCCTCAATGTGTTCCCGATCCCGCTGCCGGCCCTGCGTGAACGCGTGGAAGACATCGCGCCCCTGGCCCGTCACTTTGCCCGGACCCTCAGCGCCACTGCCGGCAAGCGTATTACCGGCTTCAGCCCTGAAGCGTTGCAGGCCATGGCCGCGTATCACTGGCCGGGCAATATCCGTGAGCTGCAAAACTGTGTGGAGCGCGCGACCATCGTGGCCGCCACGCCTGTGATCGAAGACATTGATTTGCCGGGCTATCTGTTTGCTTCCAAACCCAGCGAAGGCGGCGTGACCGCGATCCTCAGCGACGGGCCGGGGATTCCCCAGGACCTGGACGCGGCGCTGGCGGAGGTGGAGAAGGCCTATATCCTCGCGGCGTTGCAGGAGAGCAATGGCGTGCAGGCTGCGGCGGCGGCGAAGATCGGGATTTCCGAAAGGAGCTTTTGGTATCGCCTGAAGAAACTGGGCATCCAGGTCGACAAAATAGTCCGCTGA
- a CDS encoding GlpM family protein — protein sequence MDLFLKAALGAAVVLILAALAKTRNYYIAGLVPLFPTFALIAHYIVGKGRSLDDLKTTILFGMWSIIPYFVYLATLYVMVDRMRLEASLAVAAVAWLMAATILVSIWVRFHT from the coding sequence ATGGATCTTTTTTTGAAAGCCGCCCTGGGCGCGGCGGTGGTGCTGATCCTGGCGGCGCTGGCCAAGACCAGGAACTACTACATCGCCGGGCTGGTGCCGCTGTTTCCGACCTTTGCGTTGATCGCCCATTACATCGTCGGCAAGGGCCGTTCGCTGGACGATTTGAAGACCACCATCCTGTTCGGGATGTGGTCGATCATTCCCTACTTTGTGTATTTGGCGACGTTGTATGTGATGGTGGACCGCATGCGGCTGGAGGCCTCTTTAGCCGTCGCGGCGGTAGCGTGGCTGATGGCAGCGACGATCCTGGTGAGTATCTGGGTACGCTTCCATACCTGA